In Erigeron canadensis isolate Cc75 chromosome 1, C_canadensis_v1, whole genome shotgun sequence, a single window of DNA contains:
- the LOC122610226 gene encoding TBC1 domain family member 13-like isoform X1, translating to MAKKRLVPEWLNSSMWSSPPPPPPAPETPKSRPQSPPHDRCSCDSSFVIEPPVPVLIRPDSPSPSLKIEVRDPLTRGASSDDDETCSISRQANILLELSRKVINMTELRRLASQGIPESAGIRSTVWKLLLYYLPSDKELWSSELAKKRSQYKQFKDELLMNPSEITRKLGDSTSPQNGGQTSDGKGLLSRSQIPHGEHPLSLGKTSIWNQFFQDTEIIDQIDRDVKRTHPDIQFFSGDSATAKANQEALKYILIVFAKLNPGIRYVQGMNEILAPLFYVFKNDPDEDYVVNAEADTFFCFVELLSGLRDNFVQQLDNSVVGIRSTISKLSLLLKEHDEELWRHLEITTKVNPQFYAFRWLTLLLTQDFTFSDSLRIWDMLLSDPEGPQETVLRVCCAMLILVRRRLLAGDFTANLKLLQSYPSTNISHLLYVASKLRSHSTL from the exons ATGGCGAAGAAAAGACTAGTACCTGAATGGCTAAATAGTTCCATGTGgtcatcaccaccacctcctcctccgGCACCTGAAACCCCGAAATCACGACCACAATCGCCGCCGCACGACCGTTGTTCCTGTGATTCAAGTTTTGTAATCGAACCGCCAGTTCCGGTTTTGATCAGACCGGATTCTCCCAGTCCGTCTCTGAAGATCGAAGTTAGAGATCCGTTGACACGTGGCGCAAGTAGTGATGATGACGAAACTTGTTCTATTTCTCGCCAAGCTAATATTTTACTAGAG CTTTCTAGGAAGGTCATAAACATGACGGAATTGCGGAGACTTGCTTCACAGGGAATACCGGAAAGTGCCGGCATTCGCTCAACTGTATGGAAG TTACTGTTATATTATCTTCCAAGTGACAAGGAACTTTGGTCCTCAGAATTGGCAAAAAAGAGGTCGCAATACAAGCAGTTTAAAGATGAACTTTTGATGAATCCA TCAGAAATCACAAGGAAATTGGGCGATTCTACCTCTCCTCAAAATGGTGGACAGACAAGTGACGGAAAGGGCTTGCTTTCAAGGTCACAAATACCTCATGGGGAGCATCCTTTGAGCCTAGGGAAGACTAGCATCTGGAATCAATTTTTTCAG GATACTGAGATCATTGATCAGATAGACCGTGATGTAAAACGTACTCACCCAGACATACAGTTTTTTTCTGGTGACTCTGCTACTGCAAAAGCCAATCAG GAAGCTTTGAAATATATACTCATTGTTTTTGCAAAGCTGAACCCAGGAATAAGATACGTGCAAGGAATGAATGAAATATTAGCTCCATTGTTCTATGTGTTTAAAAATGACCCGGATGAGGATTATGTG GTCAATGCTGAAGCAGACACATTCTTTTGTTTTGTCGAGTTACTAAGTGGGCTTCGAGATAATTTCGTTCAGCAACTTGATAATAGTGTTGTTGGCATCCGCTCAACTATCTCAAAGTTGTCACTGCTCTTGAAGGAACACGATGAAGAGCTATGGCGACATCTTGAGATTACCACAAAA GTTAACCCACAGTTCTATGCATTTAGATGGCTTACTTTATTATTAACCCAAGATTTCACTTTTTCCGACAGTCTTCGCATATGGGACATGCTCTTAAGCGACCCCGAAGGTCCTCAG GAGACCGTGCTTCGTGTTTGTTGTGCAATGTTGATTCTTGTTAGAAGGCGTTTGCTTGCTGGTGATTTCACAGCTAATCTTAAGTTACTCCAAAGTTATCCGTCAACAAATATCAGTCATCTGCTCTATGTAGCCAGTAAACTACGTTCTCATTCAACTCTCTGA
- the LOC122610226 gene encoding TBC1 domain family member 13-like isoform X2, translating to MAKKRLVPEWLNSSMWSSPPPPPPAPETPKSRPQSPPHDRCSCDSSFVIEPPVPVLIRPDSPSPSLKIEVRDPLTRGASSDDDETCSISRQANILLELSRKVINMTELRRLASQGIPESAGIRSTVWKLLLYYLPSDKELWSSELAKKRSQYKQFKDELLMNPSEITRKLGDSTSPQNGGQTSDGKGLLSRSQIPHGEHPLSLGKTSIWNQFFQDTEIIDQIDRDVKRTHPDIQFFSGDSATAKANQEALKYILIVFAKLNPGIRYVQGMNEILAPLFYVFKNDPDEDYVVNAEADTFFCFVELLSGLRDNFVQQLDNSVVGIRSTISKLSLLLKEHDEELWRHLEITTKSSHMGHALKRPRRSSGDRASCLLCNVDSC from the exons ATGGCGAAGAAAAGACTAGTACCTGAATGGCTAAATAGTTCCATGTGgtcatcaccaccacctcctcctccgGCACCTGAAACCCCGAAATCACGACCACAATCGCCGCCGCACGACCGTTGTTCCTGTGATTCAAGTTTTGTAATCGAACCGCCAGTTCCGGTTTTGATCAGACCGGATTCTCCCAGTCCGTCTCTGAAGATCGAAGTTAGAGATCCGTTGACACGTGGCGCAAGTAGTGATGATGACGAAACTTGTTCTATTTCTCGCCAAGCTAATATTTTACTAGAG CTTTCTAGGAAGGTCATAAACATGACGGAATTGCGGAGACTTGCTTCACAGGGAATACCGGAAAGTGCCGGCATTCGCTCAACTGTATGGAAG TTACTGTTATATTATCTTCCAAGTGACAAGGAACTTTGGTCCTCAGAATTGGCAAAAAAGAGGTCGCAATACAAGCAGTTTAAAGATGAACTTTTGATGAATCCA TCAGAAATCACAAGGAAATTGGGCGATTCTACCTCTCCTCAAAATGGTGGACAGACAAGTGACGGAAAGGGCTTGCTTTCAAGGTCACAAATACCTCATGGGGAGCATCCTTTGAGCCTAGGGAAGACTAGCATCTGGAATCAATTTTTTCAG GATACTGAGATCATTGATCAGATAGACCGTGATGTAAAACGTACTCACCCAGACATACAGTTTTTTTCTGGTGACTCTGCTACTGCAAAAGCCAATCAG GAAGCTTTGAAATATATACTCATTGTTTTTGCAAAGCTGAACCCAGGAATAAGATACGTGCAAGGAATGAATGAAATATTAGCTCCATTGTTCTATGTGTTTAAAAATGACCCGGATGAGGATTATGTG GTCAATGCTGAAGCAGACACATTCTTTTGTTTTGTCGAGTTACTAAGTGGGCTTCGAGATAATTTCGTTCAGCAACTTGATAATAGTGTTGTTGGCATCCGCTCAACTATCTCAAAGTTGTCACTGCTCTTGAAGGAACACGATGAAGAGCTATGGCGACATCTTGAGATTACCACAAAA TCTTCGCATATGGGACATGCTCTTAAGCGACCCCGAAGGTCCTCAG GAGACCGTGCTTCGTGTTTGTTGTGCAATGTTGATTCTTGTTAG